The following are from one region of the Fusarium verticillioides 7600 chromosome 1, whole genome shotgun sequence genome:
- a CDS encoding hypothetical protein (At least one base has a quality score < 10) gives MGREKRNLPAAVAGGPKERHRRAQRSQYDHTAPVPPGFVAKPALPKTTKHHSYFEFVENKDKKKKLEFQITTKKTPPPGFEFVPAGNPELTQACKELSREKDAMIFIVSNAKEASGSNILAHQVHRIGHHVRETIVEEARAGLGHVMENMLAAPSGIPEPIPESQEEYDAQVDAALRDLFPRIPNTDRRMIIEHAFRRDPTNKNNKEKVGLSEDITLARRVQLAVLAHIRHTHTRYDTLLRETTWQNARKVVEALCLDTLVKWRGDEESGRDQLDEILREVVVISDSEGEESGNESDSSIEEVVYQSTNPVPSRPVPNISGQAGPSHHQSPRLNQGSRTPATPKPKGKVKKRKRKTSAEKKGQRGFKRYQAAWQDAIDRSRNVQEPAPQSPQGPSPQYTRGPPPPTALVPLSDELPAPSQLRIVSGGAGPAPYENGYVGKPQYPANGHFISSGPQVARKVKSPFYDAPPSTHPPVSRVADRLQDMLVQSIEPASPDTMKPSFVRAVPPRGQGFRNEPPMTTSMQHPVIISSPLRGPVTRGEPMEISRPVIGEPLVHGDRPYQISGHGPSPPRGHMFDAPAHHYNTRSHGVPAPPASLDPSHRYDTRSRGTQNNPARILVSRRPYDEPQRPGIRDTPVVMEDRGGFYERVPVHSTGDLPSSSRDEAGPGFRLAAEPYRVAREQQAGPWQENSRLVPGNRTNTSIEMAPINRVSLEDRHRPIVTDNRAGPAHAPVSSGARGDLRSYFERDPRPVRYIPPGPEPRPVINEPLAPGYEPYREVRYEERGPEPFQHREPVHRYYREEPVVEGYGRPRPLHPRRMEDVIVLE, from the exons ATGGGGAGAGAAAAACGAAACCTGCCCGCGGCTGTGGCAGGTGGCCCAAAGGAGAGGCATAGGCGTGCACAAAGATCTCAGTATGATCATACAGCACCTGTTCCCCCTGGCTTTGTTGCCAAACCAGCTCTTCCAAAGACAACCAAACATCACTCGTACTTCGAGTTTGTTGAaaacaaggacaagaaaaagaagcttgAATTCCAG ATCACTACAAAGAAAACACCCCCTCCTGGTTTCGAGTTTGTCCCTGCCGGCAACCCTGAACTAACTCAAGCATGCAAAGAACTATCCCGAGAAAAAGATGCCATGATATTTATCGTATCG AACGCAAAAGAAGCTTCCGGCTCAAATATCTTGGCTCACCAAGTCCATCGCATCGGACATCATGTTAGAGAAACAATCGTCGAGGAAGCCCGCGCGGGTCTAGGTCATGTCATGGAGAACATGCTTGCAGCCCCTAGCGGTATTCCTGAGCCCATTCCCGAATCTCAAGAGGAATACGATGCACAAGTTGACGCTGCCTTACGCGATCTGTTTCCTAGAATTCCAAACACCGATCGACGGATGATCATTGAACATGCTTTCAGACGG gATCCAACgaacaaaaacaacaaggAAAAAGTAGGCCTTTCGGAAGATATAACACTCGCCCGAAGGGTTCAACTTGCAGTCCTCGCTCACATTCGTCATACTCACACAAGGTATGACACTCTGCTGAGGGAGACCACATGGCAGAACGCTCGCAAAGTTGTCGAGGCTCTTTGTTTAGACACCCTCGTCAAGTggcgaggagatgaggagagcGGTCGGGACCAGCTGGATGAGATATTGAGGGAAGTCGTTGTGATTTCCGACTCAGAAGGTGAGGAATCTGGCAACGAGTCCGACTCATCAATCGAAGAGGTGGTGTATCAGTCTACGAATCCCGTTCCCAGTAGGCCTGTACCGAATATCTCTGGCCAGGCTGGTCCCAGTCACCACCAATCTCCCAGACTTAACCAGGGCTCACGAACACCCGCCACGCCCAAGCCAAAAGGAAaggtgaagaaaagaaagcgtAAGACATCcgcagagaagaaaggacAGCGCGGATTCAAACGGTACCAAGCTGCTTGGCAAGATGCCATTGACAGAAGCCGCAATGTACAAGAGCCAGCTCCCCAATCTCCACAAGGGCCCTCCCCTCAGTATACCCGTGGTCCGCCGCCGCCTACGGCTCTGGTTCCCTTGAGCGATGAGCTGCCTGCTCCATCCCAGCTCAGAATTGTTTCTGGAGGTGCGGGACCTGCACCTTATGAGAACGGTTATGTTGGGAAACCTCAATATCCCGCAAATGGCCATTTTATAAGTTCAGGGCCACAAGTTGCCCGCAAGGTAAAGTCACCATTTTATGACGCGCCACCTAGCACTCATCCGCCTGTGTCGAGAGTGGCCGATCGACTACAGGATATGTTGGTGCAGTCCATTGAGCCAGCGTCTCCTGATACTATGAAACCGTCCTTTGTGCGTGCAGTACCCCCTCGGGGACAAGGCTTCAGAAACGAGCCCCCTATGACCACCAGTATGCAGCATCCAGTTATCATATCTTCTCCATTGCGAGGCCCTGTTACAAGAGGCGAGCCCATGGAAATATCACGACCTGTAATAGGTGAACCGTTGGTTCATGGAGATAGGCCCTACCAAATCTCTGGCCACGGTCCCTCACCACCCCGTGGTCACATGTTCGATGCCCCTGCGCATCACTATAATACCAGATCTCATGGAGTACCTGCTCCTCCGGCTTCGTTGGATCCTTCACATCGTTATGATACAAGATCGCGTGGAACACAGAACAACCCAGCGAGGATTTTAGTAAGTCGTCGGCCATATGACGAGCCACAAAGACCGGGAATTCGTGATACCCCAGTTGTCATGGAAGATCGTGGTGGGTTCTATGAACGAGTCCCAGTTCATTCTACTGGAGatttgccatcatcatctcgtgATGAAGCAGGGCCTGGTTTTAGACTTGCTGCCGAGCCATATAGAGTTGCAAGGGAGCAACAGGCGGGCCCTTGGCAGGAGAACTCCCGGCTAGTACCAGGCAACAGAACCAACACAAGCATTGAGATGGCCCCCATTAATCGCGTGTCTCTGGAAGATCGACATCGCCCTATCGTAACGGACAACCGAGCCGGACCAGCTCATGCCCCTGTGTCTTCAGGAGCTCGAGGTGATCTTAGAAGTTACTTTGAGCGAGACCCTCGTCCAGTCCGTTATATTCCACCTGGCCCAGAGCCTCGTCCGGTCATAAATGAGCCGTTGGCTCCAGGTTACGAACCGTACCGCGAGGT TCGTTACGAAGAAAGAGGACCCGAACCCTTTCAACATCGAGAGCCAGTGCATCGATACTACCGAGAAGAGCCCGTTGTTGAAGGATACGGACGACCTCGGCCTCTACACCCGCGTCGAATGGAGGATGTAATTGTGCTTGAGTAA